The Dioscorea cayenensis subsp. rotundata cultivar TDr96_F1 chromosome 7, TDr96_F1_v2_PseudoChromosome.rev07_lg8_w22 25.fasta, whole genome shotgun sequence genome includes a region encoding these proteins:
- the LOC120265088 gene encoding uncharacterized protein LOC120265088 — MLGYFIINGILMEEPMSVVFQVGANGVRLLDPGSEANNLAHELYSRRAPSINVCACFNQKLLLMLLRMSHLHLQKSKRRGFKNWLLSENIRECRTRKLSHRQRQLGLIIR; from the exons ATGTTAGGTTATTTCATCATCAATGGCATTCTCATGGAGGAG CCCATGTCAGTTGTTTTCCAAGTTGGAGCAAATGGGGTTAGGTTGCTGGATCCTGGTTCAGAAGCAAATAAT CTTGCTCATGAGTTATACTCGCGGCGAGCACCGTCAATAAATGTGTGTGCTTGCTTCAATCAAAA GCTATTATTGATGCTGCTTCGTATGTCCCACCTCCACCTTCAGAAGAGCAAAAGAAGAGGATTCAAAAATT GGCTGCTATCGGAGAACATAAGAGAATGTAGAACAAGAAAGCTCTCTCACAGACAGAGACAGTTGGGACTGATCATCAGGTGA